A window from Kovacikia minuta CCNUW1 encodes these proteins:
- a CDS encoding J domain-containing protein yields MINLETSYLILGVSRAATQAEIKEAYRKLARQHHPDLNPESEGAEERLKQLNIAYEALCAYHNRRSSALRTISKRAVPRETAGDRNTAVEGFTESKRKSSGRERPV; encoded by the coding sequence ATGATTAACCTTGAGACCTCTTATTTAATTTTGGGTGTGAGCAGAGCCGCAACACAGGCAGAGATCAAGGAAGCCTATCGCAAGCTTGCTCGCCAGCACCATCCCGATCTGAATCCTGAAAGTGAGGGAGCAGAGGAACGGCTGAAGCAACTCAACATTGCCTACGAAGCGTTGTGTGCCTATCACAATCGACGTTCCAGCGCGTTACGGACGATCAGCAAGCGGGCAGTTCCCAGGGAGACTGCGGGCGATCGCAATACCGCTGTTGAAGGGTTTACCGAGTCTAAAAGGAAAAGTTCAGGTCGGGAACGCCCCGTCTGA
- the psb34 gene encoding photosystem II assembly protein Psb34: protein MRYTTEEGGRLNNFAIEPKMYKAEPPTKVQQRNYIFLGIGALALVATLMFVAVSVS from the coding sequence ATGAGATATACCACTGAAGAAGGCGGTCGGCTCAACAACTTTGCGATCGAGCCAAAGATGTACAAGGCTGAGCCTCCTACAAAAGTTCAGCAGCGGAACTACATCTTTTTGGGAATTGGTGCCCTAGCGCTGGTTGCGACCCTGATGTTTGTGGCAGTCTCTGTTTCATAA
- a CDS encoding asparagine synthetase B family protein, with translation MKLFDFWSNGRPFQSVSHPSWWIACGAGVDTIKQDRVWQDEQIAISALAPIAWSPSRRFVAVGEVWLPDRPLLLDQLNLPLQDWQGTDLELVAQLWESKGTAIWENLVGAFALGIWDREQQKLWLGRDRAGIDTLYYTNAGTTRWIAPRLRTLAPHCSTELDWVALRDYLCCAFVPGERTLWRQVREIRPGTSVELPSDKVQAYWQLREQINGIDQPLQWHSDRLRTLLEQVVQEYLPAGEPVGAFLSGGLDSSCVTALAAKFHTAPVHTYSIHFGAERPNELEFSTLVANHCQTEHHILEISFRDMWEWLPETMALVDDPIGDPLTVPNLLLGRLARESVGIVLNGEGGDPCFGGPKNQPMLINSLYSDINRQDSLQAYLVSFQKCAADLPLLFNAELWSAVQSEPSVFSADLHSRDSYLNRLMALNIKFKGADQILTKVNNLTHAAGITGRSPLFDQRIVDLSMQIPPAYKLSGVQEKAVLKQAVGDLLPEAIIQRPKSGMMVPVQLGFRKHWNRQARALLLNQRAAIAPYLNQSLIRNWLNYEGDTWNRYGVKLWLLVSLELWLQINGFR, from the coding sequence GTGAAGCTTTTTGATTTTTGGTCGAACGGAAGACCTTTCCAGTCTGTTTCTCACCCTTCCTGGTGGATCGCCTGCGGAGCAGGAGTTGACACCATCAAACAGGATAGGGTTTGGCAGGATGAGCAGATAGCCATTTCGGCGCTTGCTCCGATTGCCTGGAGTCCTTCGCGCAGGTTTGTAGCCGTAGGAGAGGTGTGGCTCCCCGATCGCCCCCTCCTCCTTGACCAACTCAATTTGCCCTTGCAGGATTGGCAGGGCACCGACCTGGAACTGGTTGCCCAACTCTGGGAAAGCAAGGGTACAGCAATCTGGGAGAACTTGGTCGGTGCTTTTGCGTTGGGGATATGGGATCGGGAACAGCAAAAACTTTGGTTAGGGCGCGATCGAGCGGGTATCGATACCCTTTATTACACCAACGCAGGAACCACCCGCTGGATTGCCCCTCGGCTGAGAACCCTTGCGCCCCATTGTTCGACGGAACTGGACTGGGTGGCGCTGCGGGATTATCTTTGTTGCGCTTTTGTGCCAGGGGAAAGAACCCTCTGGCGACAGGTTCGGGAGATCCGTCCGGGAACTAGTGTGGAGTTACCCTCTGATAAGGTGCAGGCATACTGGCAGTTACGGGAGCAGATTAACGGCATCGATCAACCGCTCCAGTGGCATAGCGATCGCCTCCGTACCTTATTGGAGCAGGTTGTTCAGGAATATCTTCCCGCTGGAGAACCCGTGGGCGCATTTCTGTCAGGCGGGTTGGACTCCAGTTGTGTGACTGCCCTGGCAGCGAAGTTTCACACCGCACCAGTTCATACCTATTCCATCCATTTTGGGGCAGAGCGCCCAAACGAACTGGAGTTCTCCACCCTGGTTGCCAACCACTGTCAGACCGAACACCACATTCTAGAGATTTCCTTTCGCGACATGTGGGAATGGCTCCCCGAAACGATGGCACTTGTGGATGATCCGATCGGCGATCCGCTGACGGTGCCGAATCTGCTACTGGGAAGGTTGGCGCGGGAATCGGTTGGGATTGTGCTGAACGGGGAAGGGGGCGACCCCTGCTTTGGCGGACCTAAAAATCAGCCCATGCTCATCAATTCGCTCTATAGTGACATCAACCGACAGGATTCGCTCCAGGCCTATCTCGTTTCGTTTCAAAAATGTGCCGCAGATTTACCCCTACTTTTTAACGCTGAACTCTGGTCAGCGGTGCAATCAGAACCCTCCGTGTTTTCTGCGGATCTCCATTCCAGAGACAGCTATTTGAATCGACTGATGGCGCTCAATATTAAATTCAAGGGAGCTGACCAGATTTTGACAAAGGTGAACAACCTGACCCACGCGGCAGGAATCACAGGACGATCGCCCCTCTTCGACCAGCGAATCGTAGACCTGAGTATGCAGATTCCGCCAGCATATAAACTTTCGGGTGTCCAGGAAAAAGCGGTTTTAAAACAGGCAGTGGGGGATCTGTTGCCAGAGGCAATCATCCAACGCCCCAAGAGTGGCATGATGGTTCCAGTGCAGCTTGGTTTTCGCAAACACTGGAATCGCCAGGCGCGGGCTTTGCTGCTGAACCAGAGGGCAGCGATCGCCCCCTACCTCAACCAATCCCTCATCCGCAACTGGCTCAACTACGAAGGCGATACCTGGAACCGTTATGGCGTCAAACTCTGGTTACTCGTGAGTTTGGAGTTATGGCTTCAGATCAATGGTTTCCGGTAA
- a CDS encoding flavin reductase family protein, with translation MTAKNGNTDIGLLTSWVSQASFNPPGLTVAVRKDGLGAILGSPDEPFVLNILREGRNLRRHFLKPQVPGEDRFADVETMEAANGCLMLKDALAYLECTVQNRMDCGDHWLLYATVNNGKVLDATGVTAVNHRKSGSQY, from the coding sequence TTGACGGCAAAAAACGGTAATACGGACATTGGGTTGCTAACTTCCTGGGTTTCGCAAGCAAGTTTTAATCCACCGGGTTTAACTGTTGCCGTCAGGAAGGATGGGTTGGGTGCCATCCTCGGATCTCCTGATGAACCCTTTGTGCTCAATATTCTGAGAGAAGGGCGAAATCTGCGTCGCCACTTTCTAAAACCTCAGGTACCTGGAGAAGATCGGTTTGCCGATGTTGAAACGATGGAAGCAGCCAACGGTTGTCTGATGCTAAAGGATGCCCTGGCATATTTGGAATGCACGGTGCAAAACCGGATGGACTGTGGTGATCACTGGTTACTGTACGCCACAGTAAACAATGGCAAAGTGTTGGATGCTACTGGTGTTACAGCGGTGAATCATCGGAAGTCAGGAAGCCAGTATTAA
- a CDS encoding FprA family A-type flavoprotein, whose translation MTSSNPILRTFSKLMKPLSQPSSHSNPEHSNPEQDDVREPGEDHTSAKPRDVQVAEIGANTIVLRSRTWDRLKFEIEYARQRGTTANSYLIQARETVLIDPPGESFTDLFLEEFQQHQYFQRLNYVILSHVNSNRMATLKRLLELAPYATVICSKPGAITLRSVLVEQPPTPLDDAALDLGIEYAANRTLKVHIVRDEEVLDVGNGHELVFRFVPTPRHPDALCVYDPASRILYTDKLFGAHVCDESVTDEHWKRYEDDRRYYFDCLHAPQSAQVETALDKLAPFPARVYAPGHGPIVRHSLSRLTLEYRQWCQQKQSQDVAVALLYTSAYGKTATIGQAIAKGMTDAGAAVELLNCEFAEPEEIVTAIERCDGFVIGSPTLGGHAPVQIQTALGIILSTAEKTKIAGVFGSYGWSGEAVDQLESKLQDAGYRLGFETIRVKFTPTQETLQQCELAGNEFIQTVKRTKKVRSIRQLAAEAQSDRTAQAVGRVTSSLCVIDGKKR comes from the coding sequence ATGACCTCCTCCAATCCAATCCTCAGAACCTTCTCCAAGCTGATGAAGCCACTGTCTCAGCCCTCCTCTCACTCTAATCCTGAGCATTCTAATCCTGAGCAGGATGATGTCCGGGAACCAGGCGAGGATCATACATCTGCGAAACCGCGAGATGTGCAGGTAGCAGAGATCGGCGCGAATACGATCGTGCTGCGATCACGAACCTGGGATCGGCTCAAGTTTGAGATTGAATACGCCCGTCAGCGGGGCACCACCGCGAATTCTTATTTGATTCAAGCCCGCGAAACAGTCCTGATCGACCCACCGGGAGAGTCTTTTACCGATTTATTTTTGGAGGAGTTCCAGCAGCACCAGTATTTTCAACGCTTGAATTACGTGATTTTGAGCCATGTCAACTCCAATCGCATGGCAACCCTGAAGCGGTTGTTGGAACTGGCACCCTACGCAACGGTGATCTGCTCCAAGCCTGGCGCAATCACGCTGCGGTCTGTTCTGGTAGAGCAGCCCCCTACTCCGCTGGATGATGCGGCGTTAGATCTAGGGATTGAATATGCCGCAAACCGCACCTTGAAAGTCCATATTGTGCGGGACGAAGAAGTGCTAGACGTGGGGAACGGGCACGAACTTGTATTTCGTTTTGTGCCAACGCCGCGCCACCCTGATGCCCTGTGCGTCTACGATCCAGCCTCTCGAATTCTATATACCGATAAGCTATTTGGAGCCCACGTCTGTGATGAATCTGTCACCGATGAACATTGGAAACGTTACGAAGACGATCGGCGCTACTATTTCGACTGCCTTCATGCGCCCCAGTCGGCACAGGTAGAAACAGCCCTTGATAAATTGGCTCCCTTCCCTGCCAGGGTCTATGCTCCGGGACACGGTCCAATCGTGCGCCATAGTCTCAGCCGCCTGACGTTGGAGTACCGCCAATGGTGCCAGCAGAAGCAGAGTCAGGATGTGGCTGTGGCGTTGCTATATACCTCTGCCTATGGCAAGACGGCAACCATTGGGCAGGCGATCGCCAAAGGCATGACAGATGCAGGTGCCGCAGTTGAGTTGCTCAACTGCGAATTTGCTGAGCCAGAGGAGATTGTCACTGCGATCGAACGCTGCGATGGCTTTGTCATCGGTTCACCCACCTTAGGTGGACACGCCCCCGTGCAGATCCAGACCGCTTTAGGGATCATCCTTTCAACCGCAGAAAAGACCAAAATCGCCGGTGTCTTCGGTTCCTATGGTTGGAGTGGAGAAGCGGTAGATCAGCTGGAAAGTAAACTCCAGGATGCGGGTTATCGGTTGGGATTTGAAACGATTCGGGTCAAGTTTACCCCGACTCAGGAAACCCTCCAACAGTGTGAATTAGCGGGGAACGAGTTTATCCAAACCGTCAAACGCACCAAAAAAGTTCGTTCCATTCGTCAATTGGCAGCGGAAGCCCAAAGCGATCGCACTGCCCAGGCGGTGGGTCGGGTCACAAGCTCCCTGTGTGTCATTGACGGCAAAAAACGGTAA
- a CDS encoding tetratricopeptide repeat protein has product MQLADRSSNLDPALPDSASSLFSEPNQGVYRNLKLSLSLNLRRQIFLAVCDDLALRNRLAAQLYAELAYPPQLSTSSGSPSKIASRRLDGLSPANDGIRTDTLAIKQSLPLAYPRLVSLNLNLSAPNPMAQIKQWLEQYPPPKNIHQQCHPPGFQILGAERLTRQPALVQKQFLSSLQQIEQSLVCMESPLLLWLSRPWLRAIQQSAPVFWNWHTALFEFEGDPTPVPVATFDVSPAAHNQTVSTGSQNPQKQSPAIVNPDRRQQPKSGSDVSAKQKRTQPIPTNPPQSGAKVAKAKKSGSPRPTTKIDQDLSDSNLTESTASQEDLWDILTHDLALLKGNQGAALPPEPQHPADLPSQEHPQPPPDPQLQHLQGLTQQPSNPPLEIREQEETEKGLFASPPVQVASATKGTPEKKQAVKPVALPYEPHSVQDLANFVLAIALEDPNSETVEEHSDLIQALEKIEQLHLQQAPPEALATAYQNLGNLYRDRVEQGDDSEQSVMIAICAYEQVLGWLDEASPLWSDVLNDIGNLYWMLSRSSPSSEQALAQLERAIATYQFGLSKTHLPTQPQNYAMIQNNLGSAYGDLARYRNPREALEQSVKAYEEALAYRKLEDDPARYAATQNNLGTAYWNLAQHFQPVRCLQRAIAAYNEALRYYSPQREPIYYAMIQNNLGTAFWNLAQHKQSAPDEDGMDGRVKSPADWLQRAIAAYQNALTYRTMETVPAAYAATQNNLGTAHWHLANLSGIQPEDGWEHLRQAIAAYEATLVAVNYLLTADPDHPPPLTFDPAATHNNLGLAYYQIALDKQNPNKPSNRSEYLEFALRHHLQALQGWQQNPDFYQTALNYLIQTVRAFYSELGAKGQNLALSKIPPSLLPEIMKRL; this is encoded by the coding sequence ATGCAACTTGCCGATCGTTCTTCCAACCTAGATCCAGCTTTACCAGATAGCGCTTCTTCCCTGTTCTCGGAACCCAATCAAGGCGTCTATCGGAATTTGAAGCTGTCTTTGAGCTTAAATCTTCGTCGCCAAATTTTCCTCGCTGTTTGCGACGATTTAGCGTTACGGAATCGTCTGGCAGCCCAGCTTTATGCCGAACTGGCTTACCCGCCCCAACTCTCAACTTCCTCTGGAAGCCCATCCAAAATTGCTTCAAGACGGTTAGATGGACTTTCCCCAGCAAACGATGGCATCCGAACTGATACCCTGGCGATTAAACAATCTCTTCCGTTAGCCTACCCGCGTCTGGTCAGTCTGAATTTGAACTTGAGCGCTCCCAATCCTATGGCTCAAATCAAGCAGTGGCTAGAACAGTATCCTCCGCCTAAAAATATTCATCAGCAGTGCCATCCACCAGGATTTCAAATTTTGGGGGCAGAGCGTCTTACCCGCCAACCTGCGCTGGTGCAGAAACAGTTTTTGAGTTCTTTGCAACAGATTGAGCAATCGCTTGTTTGCATGGAATCCCCATTGTTGCTGTGGTTATCCCGCCCCTGGCTACGGGCGATTCAGCAGTCAGCACCTGTTTTTTGGAACTGGCACACCGCATTATTTGAGTTTGAGGGTGACCCAACACCGGTTCCGGTTGCAACTTTTGATGTCAGCCCTGCTGCTCATAATCAGACTGTTTCTACAGGCTCACAGAACCCTCAGAAGCAAAGTCCAGCGATCGTAAATCCCGATCGTCGCCAGCAACCCAAATCTGGCTCGGACGTTTCAGCGAAACAGAAACGAACGCAACCGATTCCAACGAATCCGCCCCAGTCGGGTGCGAAAGTTGCGAAGGCAAAAAAGTCAGGTTCTCCTCGACCCACGACAAAAATCGATCAGGATTTGTCCGACTCGAACCTGACTGAAAGCACGGCATCTCAGGAAGATTTGTGGGATATTTTGACCCATGACCTGGCATTGCTGAAGGGGAATCAGGGGGCAGCGTTGCCCCCTGAGCCTCAGCACCCGGCAGATCTACCGTCCCAGGAGCATCCGCAACCTCCTCCTGATCCACAACTCCAGCATCTTCAGGGTTTAACACAGCAACCCTCCAATCCGCCGCTAGAAATTCGAGAGCAGGAAGAGACCGAGAAAGGTCTGTTTGCGTCTCCGCCAGTCCAGGTTGCTTCTGCAACTAAGGGCACCCCTGAGAAGAAACAGGCGGTTAAACCGGTTGCGCTTCCCTACGAACCCCATTCTGTTCAGGACCTGGCTAACTTTGTGTTGGCGATCGCCCTCGAAGATCCGAATAGTGAAACGGTAGAGGAACATTCGGATTTGATTCAAGCACTGGAAAAAATCGAGCAGCTTCATTTGCAACAGGCACCCCCGGAGGCACTGGCAACCGCCTATCAGAACTTGGGTAATCTGTATCGCGATCGGGTTGAGCAGGGGGATGATTCTGAACAAAGTGTGATGATTGCCATCTGTGCGTATGAGCAGGTTTTGGGCTGGTTGGATGAAGCCTCGCCTCTATGGTCAGATGTGCTAAACGACATTGGCAACCTTTACTGGATGCTTTCCCGCAGTTCGCCCTCTAGCGAACAAGCCCTTGCCCAACTAGAACGGGCGATCGCCACCTATCAATTTGGCTTAAGCAAAACCCATCTCCCAACCCAACCCCAGAACTATGCCATGATCCAGAACAATCTGGGGTCGGCATACGGAGATCTGGCGCGTTATCGAAACCCACGGGAGGCATTGGAACAATCGGTCAAAGCTTACGAGGAAGCCCTTGCCTATCGCAAGCTAGAGGACGATCCGGCACGGTATGCGGCAACTCAAAATAATTTGGGAACGGCGTACTGGAATCTGGCGCAGCATTTTCAACCGGTGCGCTGTTTGCAACGGGCGATCGCAGCCTACAACGAAGCTCTCCGCTACTACAGCCCCCAGCGCGAACCCATCTACTACGCCATGATCCAAAACAATCTGGGAACAGCATTCTGGAATCTGGCGCAACATAAACAGTCAGCCCCTGATGAAGATGGAATGGATGGCAGGGTTAAGTCTCCGGCGGATTGGTTGCAACGGGCGATCGCCGCTTATCAGAATGCCTTAACCTACCGAACAATGGAAACGGTTCCCGCAGCCTATGCTGCCACCCAGAATAATTTGGGAACTGCCCACTGGCATTTAGCGAATCTGTCTGGCATTCAACCAGAGGATGGATGGGAGCATTTACGACAGGCGATCGCAGCCTATGAAGCAACCCTGGTTGCCGTGAATTACCTCCTAACCGCAGACCCAGACCATCCTCCCCCACTAACGTTTGACCCTGCCGCCACCCATAACAATTTAGGATTGGCTTACTACCAAATTGCCTTAGATAAACAGAATCCGAACAAACCCAGCAATCGTTCTGAATACCTGGAATTTGCCCTCCGCCATCATCTCCAGGCACTCCAGGGTTGGCAGCAAAACCCAGACTTTTATCAAACCGCCCTTAACTATTTAATTCAAACCGTTCGCGCCTTTTATAGCGAATTGGGGGCAAAAGGGCAAAACCTCGCACTCTCCAAGATCCCGCCTTCGCTGCTACCTGAAATTATGAAGCGACTGTAG
- the cbiB gene encoding adenosylcobinamide-phosphate synthase CbiB — MEGLILAIAALLDFLIGDPAGWWHPVQGMGWAIARYTEKALGWLKTPAMQRLAGIGLGIGLIVGSGLVGWAIVAAAKQLNEWGAIAIEIILLASCFAARSLRQAAEEVLRPLQAGDLAQARAVLSRYVGRDTENLSEPDILRAVLETVTENATDGVMAPLFYALVGAAVPGVGSVPLALAYKAASTLDSMVGYKEAPYTDLGWFSARVEDGLNWLPCRLTVLTLSLLSGNPLHVWKLCLRDAPQDPSPNSGWSECAYAAMLGVQMGGTNWYRGVAKHKPLLGDDLHSITPKTVQQALQLTRYCFLIWLGLGICGSLLIRS, encoded by the coding sequence ATGGAAGGATTGATTTTGGCGATCGCGGCCCTGCTGGATTTTCTAATTGGAGATCCGGCGGGGTGGTGGCATCCCGTGCAGGGAATGGGATGGGCGATCGCTCGCTACACAGAAAAAGCGCTCGGTTGGCTGAAAACACCCGCTATGCAACGACTGGCAGGGATTGGATTGGGGATTGGGTTAATTGTGGGAAGCGGGTTGGTTGGTTGGGCGATCGTGGCTGCGGCAAAGCAGTTGAATGAATGGGGAGCGATCGCGATCGAGATCATTTTGCTGGCAAGCTGCTTTGCCGCGAGAAGCCTCCGACAGGCAGCAGAGGAAGTATTACGCCCGCTTCAAGCAGGGGATCTGGCTCAAGCCCGTGCAGTTTTGAGTCGCTATGTGGGGCGCGATACTGAAAACCTCTCAGAACCAGACATTCTTAGAGCAGTGTTGGAAACGGTGACTGAAAATGCCACAGATGGCGTTATGGCTCCCCTATTTTATGCTCTGGTGGGTGCCGCAGTGCCGGGAGTAGGGAGTGTGCCCCTGGCACTGGCATACAAAGCTGCCAGCACCCTCGATTCGATGGTGGGTTACAAAGAAGCCCCCTATACCGACCTGGGCTGGTTCAGCGCCAGAGTTGAAGATGGCTTAAACTGGCTCCCCTGCCGATTAACCGTCCTCACCCTCTCCCTGCTCTCTGGAAACCCCCTTCACGTCTGGAAGCTTTGCCTCCGCGACGCCCCCCAAGATCCCAGCCCTAACTCTGGTTGGAGCGAGTGTGCCTATGCTGCGATGTTAGGTGTCCAGATGGGTGGCACAAATTGGTATCGTGGTGTCGCAAAACACAAACCACTCCTGGGAGATGACCTTCACTCTATTACTCCCAAAACTGTCCAGCAGGCATTGCAACTGACTCGTTACTGTTTTTTAATCTGGTTAGGGTTGGGAATTTGCGGAAGTTTACTTATCCGATCGTAA
- a CDS encoding type II toxin-antitoxin system RelE family toxin, whose translation MTDFSSVEIRFTPKFQRKLRFLAKKYRQIQSDLSKIFVQLKAGDLPGDRLSGIGAEVLKVRIKNSDIKKGKSSGYRIIYWLQTPTCVVLVDIYTKSEQDDVEISEIQSIIAKFEKQSEEGEDEVV comes from the coding sequence TTGACTGATTTTTCTTCAGTTGAGATTAGATTTACACCAAAGTTCCAACGCAAATTACGTTTTCTCGCTAAGAAGTATCGTCAGATTCAGTCAGACCTTTCAAAGATTTTTGTACAACTAAAAGCGGGAGATTTACCAGGCGATCGACTTTCTGGAATTGGTGCTGAAGTACTAAAAGTAAGGATTAAGAACAGTGATATAAAGAAAGGTAAGAGTAGTGGCTACAGAATAATTTATTGGTTACAAACGCCTACTTGTGTTGTTTTAGTTGATATTTATACTAAGTCTGAACAAGACGATGTAGAAATTAGTGAAATTCAAAGCATCATTGCGAAATTCGAGAAACAAAGTGAAGAGGGGGAGGATGAAGTTGTTTGA
- the moaC gene encoding cyclic pyranopterin monophosphate synthase MoaC: MQLDPVNSASLLLPHPLTHLDTQGQAQMVDVSEKSQTVRRAIAVGQVRMLPETMAAIAAGNAPKGDVLGTARLAGIMAAKQTSQLIPLCHPLPLQKVEVQLLPDPDLPGYQIRAEVKTKAETGVEMEALTAVSVAALTLYDMAKALEKSMQIEGIRLESKTGGKSGDYYYHDNEK; encoded by the coding sequence ATGCAGCTCGATCCTGTTAATTCCGCTTCTCTTTTGCTGCCTCACCCCCTCACCCATCTCGATACCCAGGGGCAGGCTCAAATGGTGGATGTGTCTGAAAAGTCCCAGACAGTGCGGCGGGCGATCGCAGTGGGACAGGTTCGCATGCTGCCAGAAACAATGGCGGCGATCGCAGCGGGCAATGCTCCCAAAGGGGATGTGTTGGGTACTGCCCGCCTGGCTGGCATCATGGCAGCGAAACAAACATCGCAACTGATCCCGCTATGCCATCCCCTACCCTTACAAAAGGTTGAGGTTCAGTTACTCCCCGATCCAGATTTGCCGGGCTATCAAATTCGGGCGGAGGTCAAAACAAAGGCAGAAACCGGAGTCGAAATGGAGGCTCTAACTGCCGTTTCGGTTGCAGCGCTGACCCTTTATGACATGGCAAAAGCATTGGAAAAATCAATGCAAATTGAGGGAATTCGGTTAGAAAGTAAAACGGGCGGCAAATCTGGGGATTACTACTACCATGACAACGAAAAATAG